One window from the genome of Romeriopsis navalis LEGE 11480 encodes:
- a CDS encoding ABC transporter ATP-binding protein has product MTLIQPTTAIASNSGALIKIAKLTKTYQEGESQRTVLRDVNLQFSPGEFSVLLGQSGSGKSTLLNLISGIDQPDSGSIHLNGTDITQLDERSRTLLRRDEIGFVFQFFNLIPTLTVLENITLPQELAGTALKQASVAAEQLLAQVGLQGRSSAFPDQLSGGQQQRVAIARALAHNPNLVLADEPTGNLDEETGTTVLDLLLDLVRTSGKTLLMATHNPEIAKYADRVLRVQEGHLVED; this is encoded by the coding sequence ATGACCCTGATTCAACCGACTACAGCCATCGCCTCAAACAGCGGTGCGCTGATCAAAATTGCCAAACTGACGAAAACTTATCAAGAAGGTGAATCGCAGCGGACGGTCCTGCGTGATGTGAATCTCCAATTCTCGCCAGGGGAATTCTCGGTACTCCTGGGGCAAAGTGGCAGTGGGAAGAGCACGTTACTCAACTTGATTAGCGGCATTGATCAGCCGGACAGCGGCAGCATTCATCTGAATGGGACCGACATCACCCAATTGGACGAACGATCACGCACGCTACTGCGCCGCGATGAAATTGGGTTTGTGTTTCAATTTTTTAATCTGATTCCGACCCTGACGGTGCTGGAAAATATTACGCTACCGCAGGAATTAGCGGGCACCGCGCTTAAGCAGGCGAGTGTTGCTGCCGAACAATTACTCGCACAAGTTGGACTCCAGGGCCGTTCTAGCGCGTTTCCCGATCAACTCTCTGGGGGGCAGCAGCAGCGGGTGGCGATCGCCCGGGCCTTGGCCCATAATCCGAATCTGGTATTAGCGGATGAACCAACGGGCAACCTGGATGAGGAAACGGGCACGACGGTGCTGGATCTCCTGCTCGATCTGGTCCGGACGTCGGGTAAAACCTTGCTGATGGCCACGCATAACCCGGAAATTGCCAAATATGCCGATCGGGTTTTACGGGTTCAGGAAGGTCATTTAGTGGAAGATTAA